One Lujinxingia sediminis genomic window carries:
- a CDS encoding protein adenylyltransferase SelO, whose amino-acid sequence MSSITFDDRFMRELPADARTDRRPRQVQGACYSEVEPSAVADPSLVACWPEVAELVGFEAEICEQEHFAQVMGGNALFEGMKPYAACYGGHQFGNWAGQLGDGRAITLGEAIHPKTGARHELQLKGAGPTPYSRTADGRAVLRSSIREFLCSEAMFHLGVPTTRALSLVLTGEQVMRDKLYDGRPAPEPGAVVCRVAPSFLRFGSYEIHAARGDLGILRGLVEHTIRHYFPHLLGEGEGDGAEAPGGDTPVRDAHIVAWIREVAERTASMVVGWMRVGFVHGVMNTDNMSILGLTIDYGPYGWLDNFDPGFTPNTTDRGQRRYRYGYQPDVAYWNLYKLTNAVAALVDDAAPLQEALDHFPTVYSELQLDMMAQKLGLTRLAGAEDEVLVEGLMAMLGRVETDYTLFYRGLAEVRCEGVEADAVDAEALRAPLMAAYYAPESHREEDWEAIDAWLRAYVARVQNDGTSDVARREAMNAVNPMYILRNYLAQEAIDQAEAGDFSGVYSLMDVLRSPYEVRSEWGRFAKKRPDWARDAFGCSMLSCSS is encoded by the coding sequence ATGAGCTCGATTACTTTCGACGACCGATTTATGCGCGAGTTGCCCGCCGATGCGCGCACCGACCGGCGCCCGCGCCAGGTGCAGGGCGCGTGTTACTCCGAGGTGGAGCCCTCGGCGGTGGCCGACCCCAGCCTTGTGGCCTGTTGGCCGGAGGTGGCCGAGCTGGTGGGGTTTGAGGCCGAGATCTGTGAGCAGGAGCACTTTGCGCAGGTGATGGGCGGAAATGCGCTGTTTGAGGGCATGAAGCCCTATGCCGCATGCTACGGCGGGCATCAGTTTGGAAACTGGGCCGGCCAGCTGGGTGACGGGCGAGCGATCACGCTGGGGGAGGCGATTCACCCGAAGACGGGGGCGCGCCATGAGCTGCAGCTTAAGGGGGCCGGTCCCACCCCGTACTCGCGCACGGCGGACGGGCGAGCGGTGTTGCGCTCGTCGATCCGCGAGTTCTTGTGTAGCGAGGCGATGTTTCATCTGGGCGTACCTACGACGCGCGCGCTGAGCCTTGTGCTCACGGGTGAGCAGGTGATGCGCGATAAATTGTACGACGGTCGGCCGGCCCCGGAGCCCGGGGCGGTGGTCTGCCGGGTGGCGCCGAGTTTTTTGCGCTTTGGCAGCTATGAGATTCACGCGGCGCGCGGCGATCTGGGGATTTTGCGGGGGCTGGTGGAGCACACGATTCGCCACTACTTCCCGCATCTTCTGGGCGAGGGTGAAGGGGATGGTGCGGAGGCCCCGGGGGGCGATACGCCGGTTCGCGATGCGCATATCGTCGCGTGGATTCGGGAGGTCGCCGAGCGCACCGCCTCGATGGTGGTGGGCTGGATGCGCGTGGGCTTTGTGCACGGGGTGATGAACACCGACAACATGTCGATTCTAGGCCTGACGATCGACTACGGCCCCTACGGCTGGCTCGATAACTTCGACCCGGGCTTTACGCCCAACACCACCGACCGGGGGCAGCGCCGCTACCGCTACGGCTATCAGCCCGACGTGGCCTACTGGAATCTCTATAAGCTCACCAACGCCGTAGCTGCGCTGGTCGACGACGCGGCGCCCCTGCAGGAGGCGCTCGATCATTTCCCCACCGTCTACAGCGAGCTTCAGCTTGATATGATGGCTCAAAAGCTCGGGCTTACGAGGCTGGCGGGCGCCGAGGATGAGGTGCTGGTCGAGGGATTGATGGCGATGCTCGGGCGGGTGGAGACCGATTACACCCTCTTTTATCGCGGGCTTGCCGAGGTGCGTTGCGAGGGCGTTGAGGCTGACGCGGTGGACGCCGAGGCGTTGCGCGCGCCCTTGATGGCGGCCTATTACGCGCCAGAGTCGCATCGGGAGGAGGATTGGGAGGCGATTGACGCCTGGCTGCGCGCGTATGTGGCGCGGGTGCAAAACGATGGCACGAGCGACGTGGCGAGGCGCGAGGCGATGAATGCGGTCAACCCGATGTACATCCTGCGCAACTACCTGGCGCAGGAGGCGATCGATCAGGCGGAGGCCGGAGATTTCTCCGGGGTCTATTCTCTGATGGACGTGCTTCGCTCGCCCTACGAGGTGCGGTCGGAGTGGGGGCGTTTTGCGAAAAAGCGGCCGGACTGGGCGCGGGATGCGTTCGGGTGTTCGATGTTGTCGTGCAGCTCGTGA
- the nikR gene encoding nickel-responsive transcriptional regulator NikR, whose amino-acid sequence MSDLTRASIAVDAELLERFDAWITNSGHSNRSEALRDLIRQRLASEEWEQAPRAVATVTLVYDHHKRGLSKELEDVGHIHHHAIIASMHVHLDHDTCLEVITLRGAPADLKHVADHLIGMKGVLFGQAVYSALPETSTEHTHP is encoded by the coding sequence ATGTCTGACCTGACCCGCGCCAGCATCGCCGTCGACGCCGAACTTCTGGAGCGTTTCGACGCCTGGATCACAAACAGCGGCCACTCCAACCGCTCCGAGGCTCTGCGCGATCTGATCCGCCAGCGCCTGGCCAGCGAAGAGTGGGAGCAGGCCCCCCGCGCCGTCGCCACCGTCACCCTGGTCTACGACCACCACAAGCGCGGCCTGAGCAAAGAGCTCGAAGACGTCGGCCACATCCACCACCACGCCATCATCGCCTCGATGCACGTGCACCTCGACCACGACACCTGCCTCGAAGTCATCACCCTGCGCGGCGCGCCGGCCGACCTCAAACACGTCGCCGACCATCTCATCGGCATGAAGGGCGTGCTCTTTGGTCAGGCCGTCTACAGCGCGCTCCCCGAAACCTCCACCGAGCACACCCACCCATGA
- a CDS encoding cytochrome c oxidase assembly factor Coa1 family protein, producing MDDTGVASAPIEELNDVLAGRYRVERVLGEGAHGVTYLALTADGRRVALKELAVERVESWKALELFEREGQALRALSHPAIPAYEEAFHLDDGWGGERFFLAQAYVEGRALGSEVERGRRWTEAQVKALVEELLEVLAYIQALSPAMIHRDIKPSNLMERPDGSLALIDFGAVQTLAAEETGGSTIVGTTGYMPVEQLMGRAVPATDLYAVGATAVHLLSGRHPADLPVRRMALDFRGAVNVSEPFGRFLDGMLAPDVEDRYRTAREALEALEALGGPVTLRVARASMVSVLSARRHAMARKVVQSLSSRAASRSNSPGRGARQPVVARVSASQGKAVRRGDRGSGARGGWFVAVAFVSALVFGSNCGRFSAKLSGYEEVVFGPLQTCGPVEELLGQDIGVPAVGCQTGSTQTSSGGGSAAWHMPVSGSKGRGSYSFTANKNAHGTWELRGGLLKVEERVIDVVRCVEMSTAQARRTPNPVEDSLPGAAR from the coding sequence ATGGACGATACGGGTGTGGCGAGTGCGCCGATCGAGGAACTCAACGATGTTCTGGCCGGGCGCTATCGTGTGGAGCGGGTGTTGGGGGAGGGGGCGCACGGGGTGACCTACCTGGCGTTGACGGCCGATGGGCGCAGGGTGGCGCTTAAGGAGCTGGCCGTCGAGCGGGTGGAGAGCTGGAAGGCGCTCGAGCTTTTTGAGCGGGAAGGGCAGGCGTTGCGGGCGCTCTCGCACCCGGCAATTCCGGCCTATGAGGAGGCCTTTCACCTCGATGACGGGTGGGGCGGGGAGCGCTTTTTTCTGGCGCAGGCCTATGTGGAGGGGCGAGCTCTGGGCTCGGAGGTGGAGCGGGGACGACGCTGGACCGAGGCGCAGGTCAAGGCGCTGGTCGAGGAGCTTCTGGAGGTGTTGGCGTACATCCAGGCGTTGAGCCCTGCGATGATTCACCGCGACATCAAGCCCTCCAACCTGATGGAGCGCCCCGACGGGAGTCTGGCGCTGATCGACTTCGGGGCGGTGCAGACGCTCGCCGCTGAAGAGACGGGTGGGTCCACGATCGTGGGCACCACGGGGTATATGCCGGTGGAGCAGCTGATGGGGCGCGCGGTGCCCGCCACAGACCTGTATGCGGTGGGGGCGACGGCGGTGCATCTGTTGAGCGGGCGGCATCCGGCGGATCTTCCGGTACGGCGTATGGCGCTGGATTTTCGGGGGGCGGTTAACGTCTCGGAGCCTTTTGGGCGTTTTCTCGACGGGATGCTCGCGCCGGATGTCGAGGATCGCTACCGCACAGCCCGCGAGGCGTTGGAGGCGTTAGAAGCGCTGGGCGGGCCGGTGACGCTGCGCGTGGCGAGGGCATCGATGGTGAGTGTGCTCAGCGCGCGGCGTCACGCGATGGCGCGAAAGGTGGTGCAGTCGCTTTCTTCAAGAGCGGCGTCGCGCTCGAACTCGCCCGGGCGCGGGGCCCGGCAGCCTGTCGTGGCGAGGGTGTCGGCGTCGCAGGGGAAGGCGGTGCGGCGTGGCGATCGTGGGTCGGGAGCCAGGGGCGGGTGGTTCGTTGCGGTGGCGTTCGTCTCCGCGCTCGTCTTCGGGTCGAACTGCGGGCGATTTTCCGCGAAGCTCTCCGGTTATGAAGAGGTGGTGTTCGGGCCGCTTCAGACCTGCGGGCCTGTGGAGGAGCTGCTGGGCCAGGATATCGGCGTGCCGGCGGTGGGGTGTCAGACCGGGTCGACGCAAACCTCGTCCGGTGGGGGCTCGGCCGCCTGGCATATGCCCGTGAGCGGGTCGAAGGGCCGGGGGAGTTACAGTTTTACCGCGAACAAAAACGCCCATGGCACCTGGGAGCTGCGCGGGGGGCTTCTCAAGGTGGAAGAGCGCGTGATCGATGTGGTGCGATGCGTCGAGATGTCGACAGCTCAGGCACGTCGAACACCTAACCCCGTGGAGGACAGCTTGCCCGGGGCGGCGCGTTAA
- a CDS encoding DUF2804 domain-containing protein, producing MPEKRPSYPELTSAVDLCRPDGRLNPAAAGFARRPLIRPNLRGGPGWWGRNKRWEYWGIVTPEHVIGVTIASLDYAGLLQLYLYDRRHPHAPPIVQDALLPLARGVVLPDLAATFEAHGRHRDLSLSFAYTPHHAHLRLRSPRVRFELDAPAHGDALGVVIPWSPTRFQYTLKDVARQLRGRLQVDDESFDLRPATSFGVLDRGRGRWPYSMTWNWGAGFGRRGDHTLGLQLGGKWTAHTPGTENALLVDGRLSYIGHELTWEYQRDDPTALWRVHGPRLDATLTPFHLRRADTNALLIASRTRQAFGHWSGWALDAHDQRHDLQGLVGWAEEAANRW from the coding sequence ATGCCCGAAAAGCGCCCCTCCTACCCCGAGCTCACCTCGGCCGTGGACCTCTGCCGACCCGACGGCCGCCTCAACCCGGCGGCCGCCGGCTTCGCGCGGCGCCCCTTGATTCGCCCCAACCTCCGGGGCGGTCCCGGCTGGTGGGGGCGCAACAAACGCTGGGAGTACTGGGGCATCGTCACCCCCGAACACGTCATCGGCGTGACCATCGCCAGCCTGGACTACGCCGGCCTCTTGCAGCTCTACCTCTACGATCGCCGCCACCCCCACGCGCCCCCCATCGTCCAGGACGCGCTCCTCCCCCTGGCCCGGGGCGTGGTCCTGCCCGACCTGGCCGCCACATTTGAAGCCCACGGCCGCCACCGCGACCTCTCGCTGAGCTTTGCCTACACCCCTCACCACGCGCACCTGCGCCTGCGCTCCCCCCGCGTGCGCTTTGAGCTCGACGCCCCGGCCCACGGCGACGCCCTGGGCGTGGTCATCCCCTGGTCCCCCACCCGCTTTCAGTACACCCTCAAAGACGTCGCGCGTCAGCTGCGCGGACGCCTTCAGGTCGATGACGAATCCTTTGACCTGCGCCCCGCCACCAGCTTCGGCGTGCTCGACCGGGGCCGCGGCCGCTGGCCCTACAGCATGACCTGGAACTGGGGCGCCGGCTTCGGGCGCCGGGGCGACCACACCCTGGGCCTGCAGCTCGGCGGCAAATGGACCGCCCACACCCCCGGCACCGAAAACGCCCTCCTGGTCGATGGCCGCCTCAGCTACATCGGCCACGAGCTCACCTGGGAGTACCAGCGCGACGACCCCACCGCCCTCTGGCGCGTGCACGGCCCGCGCCTCGACGCCACCCTCACCCCCTTTCACCTGCGCCGCGCCGACACCAACGCCCTCCTCATCGCCTCGCGCACCCGACAGGCCTTTGGCCACTGGAGCGGCTGGGCGCTCGATGCCCACGACCAGCGCCACGACCTCCAGGGCCTGGTCGGCTGGGCCGAAGAAGCCGCCAACCGCTGGTAA
- a CDS encoding FAD-dependent monooxygenase, producing the protein MRDIAIIGAGIGGLTAAHALLQAGASVRIFERAPQLRALGAGITMQGNAMEALASLGLAERVRNEGHTIARAQIATWQGEPLQTLDLRTLGPQVAWPGVAIHRRRLIHTLAEDLQNVIAFDAGATHIEHDDDAVHVTFEDGSQHSFAALIGCDGLHSAVRRSLRADEALRYDGYTSWRGVASMPATGLATTEMWGAGRRFGLVPIANDEVYWFAVADAPRNTALEGPTLARLQQMFDGWASPVADILNATNPADIIATDCLDRPPITTWGQGRVTLLGDAAHPMMPNLGQGGCQAVESAVVLGRALRSTPDLVQALRRYERQRTARANLFVKRSFETGRIAQWRNPLARGIRNLGMRLIPQSFVERALIEQYGFEAWFRSVSA; encoded by the coding sequence ATGAGAGACATCGCGATTATCGGCGCCGGAATCGGCGGGCTGACCGCCGCACACGCCCTTTTGCAGGCCGGAGCCTCGGTGCGCATCTTCGAGCGAGCCCCGCAGCTGCGCGCCCTGGGCGCTGGCATCACCATGCAAGGCAACGCCATGGAAGCGCTGGCAAGCCTGGGGCTGGCCGAGCGCGTGCGCAACGAAGGCCACACCATCGCCAGGGCTCAGATCGCCACCTGGCAGGGCGAGCCCTTGCAGACCCTCGATCTTCGCACACTCGGCCCCCAGGTCGCCTGGCCCGGGGTCGCCATCCACCGGCGACGCCTCATCCACACCCTGGCCGAAGATCTCCAGAACGTCATCGCGTTTGACGCCGGCGCAACGCACATTGAGCACGACGATGACGCCGTGCACGTCACGTTTGAAGACGGCTCCCAACACTCCTTTGCCGCCCTCATCGGCTGCGACGGCCTGCACTCTGCGGTGCGTCGCTCCCTTCGCGCTGACGAAGCGCTCCGCTACGATGGTTACACCTCCTGGCGCGGCGTGGCCTCCATGCCCGCCACCGGGCTCGCCACCACCGAGATGTGGGGTGCCGGAAGACGCTTTGGCCTGGTGCCCATCGCCAACGATGAGGTGTACTGGTTCGCCGTGGCCGACGCCCCCCGGAACACCGCGCTCGAAGGCCCCACACTTGCGCGGCTTCAGCAGATGTTTGATGGCTGGGCCTCCCCGGTCGCAGACATTTTGAACGCCACCAACCCCGCCGACATCATCGCTACCGACTGTCTCGACCGCCCTCCGATCACCACCTGGGGCCAGGGACGCGTCACGCTCCTGGGCGACGCGGCCCACCCCATGATGCCCAACCTCGGCCAGGGCGGCTGTCAGGCCGTCGAAAGCGCGGTGGTCCTTGGCCGCGCCCTGCGGTCCACACCGGACCTCGTGCAGGCCCTGCGACGCTATGAGCGCCAGCGTACCGCGCGCGCAAATCTCTTCGTCAAACGCTCCTTTGAGACCGGTCGCATCGCCCAGTGGCGCAATCCCCTGGCCCGGGGCATTCGCAACCTCGGCATGCGACTCATCCCGCAGTCCTTCGTGGAGCGCGCACTCATCGAGCAGTACGGTTTTGAAGCCTGGTTTCGTTCGGTAAGTGCGTGA
- a CDS encoding DUF1428 domain-containing protein: MSYIDGFVGAVPAANKDAYRQHVLEAVPLFKESGVARMVETWGDDVGKGEVTDFFRAVEATPEEVIVFSWMKYPDREARQAANERMMSDEHMGSAVEQMPFDGERVIYGGFATILDKDSGAEPGYIDGSVIPVPTANKDAYTELAAMRAEVMMEHGATRVVNAWGDDVPDGKRTDFKRAVNATAEESVVFARVEWPSKEVRDAAWPKIYGDARMHTEKGLFEGERMIFGGFAPLVDV; the protein is encoded by the coding sequence ATGAGCTACATCGATGGATTCGTAGGTGCCGTGCCAGCCGCCAACAAAGACGCCTATCGCCAGCATGTTTTGGAAGCTGTGCCCCTCTTCAAGGAGTCTGGCGTCGCCCGGATGGTCGAGACCTGGGGCGATGATGTGGGGAAGGGAGAGGTGACGGACTTCTTCCGGGCGGTGGAGGCCACCCCTGAGGAGGTGATTGTCTTCTCCTGGATGAAGTATCCCGATCGCGAGGCTCGTCAGGCGGCCAACGAGCGCATGATGAGCGATGAGCACATGGGGTCGGCGGTGGAGCAGATGCCTTTTGATGGTGAGCGTGTGATCTACGGGGGATTTGCGACGATCCTGGATAAGGATAGCGGCGCTGAGCCGGGCTACATCGATGGCTCGGTGATCCCGGTGCCCACGGCCAACAAAGACGCCTACACCGAGCTTGCGGCGATGCGCGCCGAGGTGATGATGGAGCACGGGGCCACGCGCGTGGTCAACGCCTGGGGCGATGATGTGCCCGATGGGAAGCGCACCGACTTTAAGCGCGCGGTCAACGCCACCGCTGAGGAGAGCGTGGTCTTTGCCCGGGTGGAGTGGCCGTCGAAGGAGGTTCGGGATGCGGCCTGGCCCAAGATCTACGGCGATGCTCGCATGCATACCGAGAAGGGGCTTTTTGAGGGGGAGCGCATGATCTTTGGTGGATTTGCTCCGCTTGTCGACGTCTGA
- a CDS encoding tetratricopeptide repeat protein — translation MMPRRLIPPCTLAASLALLLGGCAGTSPSLITTEPPAPHESPHEDSIDATAELHDILTFLSETHGSDLESVKARLKTLTRHAPSFAQAHFNLGLVAHISAEPDQARDHYTRALALDPKLAAAHINLGILAIDARNDGQAQRHFETALQRSPANPIARENLTTLLTTLLSTHKNAPHLRPRLVRLVEKGGAQWTLGERDAALTTFRQALDVYDALDDDQQRRHLELAAHAAWMLAEDAHERALAMKIDATQGDALTAQTREKMAAHQEAIVRFEHVLSFNHPQWTVAALVRIGEGPRDFSESFRRSAVPAQLSEEQHVIYRRMLEDRAAQITEHAYNAFTTALQTAQNTGIISAFTYNAAFARYELDPTTHVKPRALPFAGQPRSDGFTLHGFLALPPDTGEDESGEDESEDIDEIEAQIRRLLS, via the coding sequence ATGATGCCCCGACGCCTGATACCCCCCTGCACACTCGCCGCCTCCCTCGCGCTTCTTCTCGGCGGCTGTGCTGGCACCTCCCCTTCTCTCATCACAACCGAACCTCCCGCGCCACATGAGTCTCCCCACGAAGACTCCATCGACGCTACCGCAGAGCTCCATGATATCCTGACCTTCCTCTCCGAGACCCACGGAAGCGATCTGGAATCTGTAAAAGCCCGACTCAAAACCTTGACGCGTCACGCCCCTTCCTTTGCACAGGCCCACTTCAACCTCGGACTCGTGGCCCACATCAGCGCCGAGCCTGACCAGGCTCGCGACCACTACACCCGCGCCCTGGCGCTCGACCCGAAGCTCGCCGCCGCCCACATCAACCTGGGCATACTCGCCATCGATGCCCGCAACGATGGCCAGGCCCAACGCCACTTCGAGACGGCCCTTCAACGCTCCCCCGCCAATCCTATTGCACGAGAGAACCTCACGACGCTCCTCACCACCCTCCTCTCCACGCATAAAAACGCCCCGCACCTTCGACCGAGGCTTGTCCGTCTGGTTGAAAAAGGAGGCGCGCAGTGGACGCTCGGGGAGCGAGACGCCGCGCTCACCACCTTTCGCCAGGCTCTTGATGTCTATGACGCACTTGACGATGACCAACAACGCCGTCACCTCGAACTCGCCGCCCACGCCGCATGGATGCTCGCAGAAGATGCGCACGAGCGTGCCCTAGCCATGAAGATCGACGCCACCCAGGGTGATGCGTTGACCGCTCAAACCCGCGAGAAGATGGCAGCTCATCAGGAAGCCATTGTACGTTTTGAGCATGTCCTCTCATTCAACCATCCGCAGTGGACGGTCGCGGCGCTGGTCCGAATTGGAGAAGGCCCAAGAGACTTTAGCGAGTCCTTCAGGCGGTCTGCTGTCCCGGCTCAACTAAGCGAAGAACAACACGTGATCTATCGCCGCATGTTGGAAGACAGGGCTGCGCAAATAACCGAACATGCCTACAACGCGTTCACAACGGCGCTTCAGACCGCTCAAAACACGGGAATCATCTCGGCGTTCACCTACAACGCAGCCTTCGCGCGCTATGAACTCGATCCCACCACCCACGTTAAACCTCGGGCGTTGCCCTTCGCGGGTCAGCCCAGATCCGACGGCTTTACGCTCCACGGATTCCTCGCCCTGCCTCCCGACACCGGGGAGGATGAAAGCGGGGAGGATGAAAGCGAGGACATTGACGAGATCGAGGCCCAGATTCGCCGGCTCCTCTCCTGA